One Streptomyces sp. R28 DNA window includes the following coding sequences:
- a CDS encoding peroxiredoxin, translating into MSAQLKVGDKVEDFSLPDETGTTRSLTGLLAEGPVVLFFYPAALTPGCTAEACHFRDLAAEFAAVGARPVGISGDAVERQQEFADRHTLGIPLLSDADGAVRDRFGVTRGFSLAPTKRVTFVIGQDRTVLEVVRSELRMNTHADRALTALRK; encoded by the coding sequence ATGAGCGCCCAGCTGAAGGTCGGCGACAAGGTCGAGGACTTCTCGCTGCCGGACGAGACCGGCACCACCCGCAGCCTCACCGGGTTGCTCGCCGAAGGGCCGGTGGTGCTCTTCTTCTACCCCGCCGCCCTCACCCCGGGCTGCACCGCGGAGGCCTGCCACTTCCGTGATCTCGCCGCCGAGTTCGCCGCCGTCGGCGCCCGGCCCGTCGGCATCAGCGGTGACGCGGTCGAACGGCAGCAGGAGTTCGCCGACCGGCACACGCTCGGCATCCCGCTGCTGTCCGACGCGGACGGGGCCGTCCGGGACCGGTTCGGCGTGACGCGCGGCTTCTCGCTGGCCCCCACCAAACGGGTCACCTTCGTCATAGGGCAGGACCGCACGGTCCTGGAGGTCGTCCGCAGCGAACTGCGGATGAACACCCACGCCGACC
- a CDS encoding DoxX family protein: MPRSERSPLLLAGLLATAGVAHLAAPRQFDATVPRALPGTPRTWTYASGVAELALAAGVALPRTRKAAALATAAFFVGVFPANVKMAVDWRHRPAPQRAAAIGRLPLQIPLVLWARGVAKSAEAQA, translated from the coding sequence GTGCCCCGGTCCGAACGTTCGCCCCTGCTGCTCGCCGGCCTGCTGGCCACCGCGGGCGTCGCCCACCTCGCCGCACCACGACAGTTCGACGCGACCGTGCCGCGAGCCCTGCCGGGGACGCCCCGGACCTGGACGTACGCCAGTGGCGTCGCCGAGCTCGCGCTGGCGGCCGGCGTGGCGCTGCCGCGTACCCGCAAGGCCGCCGCGCTGGCCACGGCGGCCTTCTTCGTCGGTGTGTTCCCCGCGAACGTGAAGATGGCCGTCGACTGGCGGCACCGCCCCGCGCCGCAGAGGGCCGCCGCCATCGGCCGACTGCCGCTGCAGATCCCCCTGGTGCTGTGGGCCCGCGGGGTCGCGAAGAGTGCGGAGGCCCAGGCATGA
- a CDS encoding helix-turn-helix transcriptional regulator codes for MSNIRHDPIAPTRAQALAAGHRIDAHRHDDHQIVYAGSGVLAVTTDVGTWFAPGNRAIWVPAGTVHAHRAHGHLDLHLVGLPIDDNPLGLDAPTVLAVSPLLRELILAYTRDPGDDSPERRRLLAVLRDQLRASPQQPLRLPTPTDPRLAAVCALVHADPADPRTLAALGAATGAGERTLSRLFRHEFGMTFPQWRTQSRLYHALRLLAEDTPVTTVAHRCGWSSASAFIDVFRRSFGYTPGTHNGRPRQGR; via the coding sequence GTGTCGAACATCCGCCATGATCCGATCGCGCCGACCCGCGCCCAGGCCCTCGCCGCCGGGCACCGCATCGACGCGCACCGGCACGACGACCACCAGATCGTCTACGCGGGCTCCGGCGTCCTCGCCGTCACCACCGACGTCGGCACCTGGTTCGCGCCCGGCAACCGCGCCATCTGGGTCCCTGCGGGCACCGTGCACGCGCACCGCGCCCACGGCCACCTCGACCTGCACCTGGTCGGCCTGCCCATCGACGACAACCCCCTCGGCCTGGACGCCCCCACCGTCCTCGCCGTCAGCCCCCTCCTGCGTGAGCTGATCCTCGCCTACACCCGCGACCCCGGCGACGACAGCCCCGAGCGCCGCCGTCTGCTCGCCGTCCTGCGCGACCAGCTGCGCGCCTCGCCCCAGCAGCCGCTGCGCCTGCCCACCCCCACCGACCCCCGCCTGGCCGCGGTGTGCGCGCTCGTCCACGCCGACCCCGCCGACCCGCGCACCCTCGCCGCGCTCGGCGCCGCGACCGGAGCGGGCGAGCGCACCCTCAGCCGGCTCTTCCGCCACGAGTTCGGCATGACCTTCCCGCAGTGGCGCACCCAGTCGCGTCTCTATCACGCGCTGCGGCTGCTCGCCGAGGACACGCCCGTCACGACCGTCGCCCACCGCTGCGGCTGGTCCTCCGCCAGCGCCTTCATCGACGTCTTCCGCCGGTCCTTCGGGTACACGCCCGGAACTCACAACGGCCGCCCGCGACAGGGCCGATGA
- a CDS encoding MFS transporter, translating to MTLLSLGHACVDVYQGAVAGLVPFFVSERAYSYAAASGIVLAASLLSSVVQPLFGALTDRWAMPWLLPLSALTGGAGVALSGVMGSYALTLAVVAVSGIGVAAYHPEAARAARDAAHGSHTAMGWFSLGGNVGFALAPLLVAAVVATGGLGATPLLVVPAVVGAALCVAAVRSAASRGAAVGKGEEAGSDDWGSFLRLSGAIVCRSIVFVGLSAFVSLYVRQRTGGGAVAGTAALCVLYLGGAVGTVAGGRLADRYGRLAVVRQAYVLTGLAVAGVVLVPGPSVYLFVALTSAGLYVPFSLHITLGQDYLPRRVGTASGVTLGLAVSVGGLFAPVVGALADATSLRTALAALIALPALGRLLLCGLREPAPPAGPAPAPGSCGPRPRTSSA from the coding sequence ATGACCCTGCTGTCCCTGGGCCACGCCTGTGTCGACGTGTACCAGGGCGCCGTGGCGGGCCTCGTCCCCTTCTTCGTCTCCGAGCGTGCCTACAGCTATGCGGCAGCCTCGGGCATCGTGCTGGCGGCCTCCTTGCTGTCGTCGGTGGTGCAGCCGCTGTTCGGGGCGCTCACCGACCGGTGGGCGATGCCGTGGTTGCTGCCGCTGAGCGCGCTGACGGGCGGCGCCGGGGTGGCGCTGAGCGGGGTCATGGGTTCCTACGCGCTCACGCTGGCGGTGGTGGCCGTGTCCGGCATCGGGGTGGCCGCCTACCACCCGGAGGCCGCTCGCGCGGCCCGCGATGCCGCGCACGGCAGTCATACGGCGATGGGGTGGTTCTCCCTCGGCGGCAACGTCGGTTTCGCGCTGGCCCCGCTGCTGGTGGCGGCGGTGGTCGCCACCGGCGGTCTGGGCGCCACTCCCCTGCTGGTCGTGCCGGCCGTCGTGGGAGCGGCCCTGTGCGTGGCGGCGGTGCGCTCGGCCGCAAGCCGTGGGGCCGCCGTCGGCAAGGGCGAGGAGGCCGGCTCCGACGACTGGGGGTCGTTCCTGCGGCTGTCCGGCGCCATCGTGTGCCGGTCGATCGTGTTCGTCGGGCTGAGCGCGTTCGTCTCGCTGTACGTCCGGCAGCGGACCGGTGGCGGTGCCGTGGCGGGCACGGCCGCGCTGTGTGTGCTCTACCTGGGCGGCGCGGTGGGCACCGTGGCCGGGGGACGGCTCGCCGACCGGTACGGGCGGCTCGCGGTCGTACGCCAGGCGTATGTACTGACCGGGCTCGCGGTGGCCGGAGTGGTCCTCGTTCCCGGCCCGAGCGTGTATCTGTTCGTCGCGCTGACGTCGGCCGGGCTGTACGTCCCGTTCTCGTTGCACATCACGCTCGGCCAGGACTACCTGCCCCGGCGGGTGGGCACGGCGAGCGGTGTGACGCTGGGGCTGGCCGTGAGCGTGGGCGGTCTCTTCGCCCCGGTCGTCGGAGCGCTGGCCGACGCCACGTCGCTGCGGACCGCGCTCGCCGCACTCATCGCCCTGCCCGCGCTGGGGCGGCTGCTGCTGTGCGGGCTGCGGGAGCCGGCACCGCCCGCAGGGCCCGCCCCGGCACCCGGCTCCTGCGGGCCCCGCCCGCGTACGTCGTCGGCGTGA
- a CDS encoding MarR family winged helix-turn-helix transcriptional regulator: protein MSTPPLPEFPDTPASAEVIEIERALTRITYLSTRARQHERLMALAGVPLDRAAVALLRQVADSESLRPGELAARLGVEASHVTRTVQQLQKGGYVTRVPDPQDRRAQRIELTEAGRQAIARVREAGARGMQLALADWSPEELRQLATLFHRMVDDFLAHAIDEDTEPQPAAPAGTA from the coding sequence ATGTCCACACCACCGCTCCCCGAATTCCCCGACACGCCCGCGTCCGCGGAAGTGATCGAGATAGAGCGAGCGCTCACCCGCATCACCTACCTGAGCACACGCGCCCGGCAGCACGAGCGGCTCATGGCCCTGGCCGGTGTGCCGCTGGACCGGGCCGCGGTGGCGCTGCTGCGCCAGGTCGCCGACTCGGAGTCGCTGCGCCCCGGGGAGCTGGCCGCCCGGCTCGGTGTGGAGGCCTCGCACGTCACGCGTACGGTGCAGCAGCTGCAGAAGGGCGGCTACGTCACCCGCGTCCCCGACCCCCAGGACCGCCGCGCCCAGCGCATCGAACTCACCGAGGCCGGCCGGCAGGCCATCGCCCGGGTCCGTGAGGCCGGCGCCCGCGGTATGCAGCTCGCCCTGGCCGACTGGAGCCCTGAGGAGCTGCGCCAACTGGCCACCCTCTTCCACCGCATGGTCGACGACTTCCTCGCCCACGCCATCGACGAGGACACCGAACCGCAGCCGGCGGCACCGGCCGGCACCGCCTGA